One Mycolicibacterium pulveris genomic region harbors:
- a CDS encoding nuclear transport factor 2 family protein, translated as MTATHTPPKFSADIWAAFWAAPDPSLIQDILADDVVGYWQGDPTPVRGREAYVGKITELVATIPDLRLQLVDSATVPGSAAGEQLVFLHYTGQGTGPDGRFVIRGLDRVRTRDGVVVENVIRYDEVDAA; from the coding sequence ATGACAGCTACCCACACTCCACCGAAGTTCAGCGCCGACATCTGGGCGGCCTTCTGGGCCGCACCGGACCCGTCGCTGATCCAGGACATCCTCGCCGACGACGTCGTCGGGTACTGGCAGGGCGACCCGACACCGGTGCGCGGGCGGGAGGCCTACGTCGGCAAGATCACCGAGCTCGTGGCCACCATTCCCGATCTGCGGCTGCAGCTGGTCGACAGCGCGACCGTGCCGGGCAGCGCCGCCGGCGAACAGCTGGTGTTCCTGCACTACACCGGCCAGGGCACCGGGCCCGACGGCCGGTTCGTGATCCGGGGGCTGGACCGGGTCCGCACCCGCGACGGCGTCGTGGTGGAAAACGTGATCCGCTACGACGAGGTCGACGCCGCCTGA
- a CDS encoding VOC family protein, translated as MALNVEMVTLDCDDPDELARWWAQAVQGEVTAFAPGEFVTVTRAGAPTLGFQRVPDPTPGKNKMHLDLTADDVEAEVKRLVGLGARETGRHSFGADFSWVVLADPAGNAFCIGATG; from the coding sequence ATGGCTCTCAACGTGGAGATGGTCACGCTGGACTGCGACGATCCCGACGAGCTGGCCCGGTGGTGGGCGCAGGCGGTGCAGGGCGAAGTAACGGCCTTCGCGCCAGGGGAATTCGTGACGGTCACCCGCGCGGGCGCGCCGACGCTGGGCTTTCAGCGGGTGCCCGATCCGACGCCGGGCAAGAACAAGATGCACCTCGACTTGACCGCGGACGACGTGGAGGCGGAGGTGAAGCGGCTGGTCGGGTTGGGTGCCCGCGAAACCGGCAGGCACAGCTTCGGTGCGGACTTCAGCTGGGTGGTGCTCGCCGATCCCGCGGGCAACGCGTTCTGTATCGGTGCGACAGGCTGA